The Shewanella sp. KX20019 genome window below encodes:
- a CDS encoding AAA family ATPase: MALEERRVSNLDSSAETTVVDSAHQLAPRPTTIKGTGLSESLLLDLLLKHLLAGGVLTKEQMVKLLGVTGGIIQHLLDAAKALAWVENRQTTIDGQMRYALSAGGEIHAKQALSRNGYLGLAPVPLKQYGDICKKQSSRANPITFDMLEKGLSALVLPKDLLFKIGPAMNSSRPVLIYGPPGTGKSYLCRHLNLTIGDNVLIPYALAIGNEVIQVFDPELHHRVETKGNVSSLNLVKGHDPRWLRCKRPLRITGGELTAEMLEVQFDSHSRTYMAPLQLKANNGILLLDDLGRQKISAKQLFNRWIIPMEERRDFLSLQSGEHFEIPFELILLFSTNLNPKELVDEAFLRRLGYKIHFDALDEALYKKIWFKVCADLNLSCTEEVFQYLLDEFHKRYKKPLIPCYPRDLLGIMSDQISFMEFERVVTPSLVDSAWSIYFV, translated from the coding sequence ATGGCACTTGAAGAACGAAGAGTCTCCAATTTAGATAGTAGCGCTGAAACGACAGTAGTAGATTCTGCTCATCAATTGGCACCTCGGCCTACAACAATAAAAGGTACAGGACTTTCTGAGTCTTTGCTGTTGGATCTGCTATTGAAACATTTGCTTGCCGGCGGAGTACTGACCAAAGAGCAGATGGTGAAATTGCTCGGTGTTACCGGTGGTATTATCCAACATCTGCTCGATGCAGCAAAGGCACTAGCTTGGGTTGAGAATAGGCAGACGACGATAGATGGACAGATGCGTTATGCGCTTAGCGCTGGTGGCGAAATCCACGCAAAACAAGCTTTATCTAGAAACGGTTACCTCGGCCTAGCTCCTGTTCCGTTGAAACAGTACGGTGATATCTGTAAAAAACAATCGAGTCGAGCAAATCCAATTACCTTTGACATGCTTGAAAAAGGACTATCAGCTCTGGTTCTACCAAAAGATCTACTCTTCAAAATAGGGCCAGCAATGAACTCGAGTCGGCCAGTACTTATCTACGGGCCACCGGGCACGGGCAAAAGTTATTTGTGCCGCCACTTGAATTTGACCATAGGTGATAATGTCCTTATTCCATATGCATTAGCAATTGGCAACGAAGTCATACAGGTATTCGATCCTGAACTTCATCATCGTGTGGAAACCAAAGGGAATGTAAGTAGTTTAAATCTAGTCAAGGGGCATGATCCAAGATGGTTAAGGTGTAAGCGCCCGTTGAGAATTACTGGGGGAGAGCTAACCGCTGAGATGTTAGAGGTTCAGTTTGATAGCCACAGTAGAACCTATATGGCGCCACTTCAGTTGAAAGCAAACAATGGAATTTTACTGCTAGACGATCTTGGAAGACAGAAAATAAGCGCTAAGCAGCTGTTCAACCGTTGGATCATTCCTATGGAAGAGCGCAGAGATTTCTTAAGTTTACAGTCGGGTGAACATTTTGAAATACCTTTCGAACTTATTTTACTTTTTTCAACTAACCTTAATCCTAAGGAATTGGTAGACGAAGCCTTTCTTAGACGTCTGGGGTATAAAATTCATTTTGATGCACTAGATGAAGCATTATATAAAAAAATTTGGTTTAAGGTATGTGCTGATTTAAATTTAAGTTGTACAGAAGAGGTTTTTCAATATCTTTTAGATGAGTTTCACAAACGATATAAAAAACCTCTCATCCCTTGCTATCCCAGAGATTTATTGGGAATCATGTCTGACCAAATTAGCTTTATGGAATTTGAACGAGTTGTTACGCCGTCCTTAGTTGATTCAGCATGGTCAATTTATTTTGTATAA
- the cpaB gene encoding Flp pilus assembly protein CpaB gives MNNKTLLFVILSLVFGVTAVYLAQNWLKSNSQVEVSGKTGSVITMAVQVPLGAILERKHLALTAVPEAFIPEGALRDIKDAEGKVVKQRLYAGEVLRTERLAVKGEGSTLASLITPSMRAVTIRVNDVVGVAGFLLPGNRVDIINIFTTDGLKTDIVLSNVKILAIDQRASNDENKPVVVRAVTLELSLEQAEILMIAKSRGALQLALRNPNDTAVIELAAIDEPEQVKVDDVKPVEIKHVASVSNRSKQKVILLKGMKEQEIKVNN, from the coding sequence ATGAATAACAAAACTCTCTTATTTGTCATTTTATCACTGGTGTTTGGCGTTACTGCCGTATATCTCGCTCAAAATTGGCTTAAGAGTAACAGCCAAGTTGAGGTTAGCGGGAAAACTGGCAGTGTCATCACCATGGCAGTGCAAGTCCCTTTAGGAGCGATATTGGAGCGTAAGCACTTGGCATTGACGGCAGTACCGGAAGCGTTTATTCCAGAGGGGGCATTACGAGATATTAAAGACGCTGAAGGTAAAGTCGTAAAGCAGCGCTTATATGCTGGAGAGGTATTGAGGACTGAAAGGTTAGCTGTGAAAGGGGAAGGGAGTACGTTAGCGAGTTTAATAACCCCTTCTATGCGAGCGGTAACTATTAGGGTGAATGATGTAGTTGGTGTAGCAGGATTTTTACTTCCTGGCAACCGAGTAGATATCATTAATATCTTCACAACTGACGGCTTGAAAACAGATATTGTGCTTTCAAATGTAAAAATACTTGCTATCGATCAGAGAGCTTCAAATGATGAAAACAAACCGGTAGTTGTTCGAGCGGTAACATTGGAGCTCAGCTTAGAGCAGGCTGAAATATTGATGATTGCTAAGAGTCGGGGGGCATTACAACTGGCGCTCAGAAACCCCAATGACACAGCAGTAATTGAACTTGCGGCAATCGATGAACCTGAACAAGTTAAAGTAGATGATGTTAAGCCCGTTGAGATTAAACATGTAGCGAGTGTCTCCAATAGAAGTAAACAAAAGGTAATTTTGCTTAAAGGAATGAAAGAGCAAGAGATTAAAGTAAATAACTAG
- a CDS encoding type II and III secretion system protein family protein, with the protein MPFFRHCSIVCLLAMLITSVVQAGGPTAGVRNEIKLIPIYKSRILELNEPVHRVSVGNPSIADIKLLPNNELYILGKQLGSTNIMIWDESEQLSSVMDIEVTHDLNGLKTRLHQFLPSEKLGVQTSQGQLLLSGQASNLQKMNTAVELAQGYAEAAAGGTAPSRVLNMMTIGGDHQVMLEVVVAEVQRTVARQFDSKFFIFNQGSNLSGGVIGGGGGFDPGSIGGVDGKGLFAQYINGDLMMNFALDVAKQNGLAKVLAEPNVTAMSGQSAEFLSGGEFPIPVPGENGNTTIEYRDYGVGVKFVPTVLDSGQINLNLNVVVSEISSANGFSISGNTSTSLVVPSLVKRSTATTVELADGQTIAISGLISDTLRENLDKLPGLGDIPVLGQLFTSKSFQNGQSELVILVTPRLVRPFNRKDISLPTDGFVLPSDVEFYLLGKLSHKEKSAAANETPYEPAESDAKLDDTGTQQKYGHSL; encoded by the coding sequence ATGCCATTCTTTCGTCATTGTTCAATAGTCTGTTTGTTAGCAATGTTAATCACATCAGTTGTCCAAGCTGGTGGTCCAACTGCTGGTGTTAGAAACGAAATTAAACTAATACCGATATATAAATCACGCATTTTAGAGCTTAATGAACCCGTTCACCGAGTCTCAGTGGGTAACCCGAGCATTGCTGATATTAAGTTATTACCTAATAACGAGCTTTATATCTTAGGCAAGCAGCTCGGTAGTACAAATATAATGATTTGGGACGAAAGTGAGCAATTATCAAGCGTAATGGATATTGAAGTCACTCACGATCTTAATGGCTTAAAAACGAGATTACATCAGTTTTTACCTTCCGAGAAGCTAGGTGTCCAGACCTCTCAAGGGCAGCTTTTATTGAGTGGGCAGGCCTCAAACTTACAGAAGATGAATACTGCCGTGGAGTTGGCTCAGGGATACGCTGAAGCAGCAGCCGGAGGGACCGCTCCGAGTCGGGTGCTCAATATGATGACTATAGGCGGGGATCATCAAGTGATGCTAGAGGTGGTCGTAGCCGAAGTGCAAAGAACCGTCGCTCGCCAGTTTGATTCAAAATTCTTTATTTTTAATCAGGGCTCTAATCTCTCTGGTGGTGTAATTGGTGGAGGTGGGGGCTTCGACCCTGGAAGTATCGGTGGTGTAGATGGCAAGGGGCTTTTTGCCCAATATATTAATGGCGACTTAATGATGAATTTTGCGCTTGATGTCGCGAAGCAAAATGGATTAGCAAAGGTTTTAGCTGAGCCGAATGTGACAGCCATGAGTGGCCAATCCGCAGAATTTCTATCAGGCGGTGAATTTCCCATACCTGTGCCGGGAGAAAATGGCAACACGACTATCGAGTATCGAGACTATGGTGTTGGGGTGAAGTTTGTTCCAACGGTTTTAGACTCTGGGCAAATTAATCTGAATCTGAATGTTGTAGTCAGCGAAATAAGCAGTGCAAATGGATTTTCAATTTCAGGCAATACTTCAACATCTCTAGTGGTACCTTCATTAGTGAAGAGAAGTACGGCAACAACAGTTGAACTGGCCGATGGCCAAACAATAGCAATTAGTGGGTTGATCAGTGACACCTTAAGAGAAAATTTGGACAAACTACCGGGTCTGGGAGATATACCTGTTTTAGGACAACTGTTTACCAGTAAGAGCTTTCAAAATGGACAGAGTGAGTTGGTCATCTTAGTCACTCCAAGACTTGTAAGGCCTTTTAATCGCAAGGATATATCGCTGCCAACCGATGGTTTTGTCTTACCATCTGACGTCGAGTTCTACCTATTAGGTAAACTATCTCATAAAGAAAAAAGTGCAGCAGCGAATGAGACCCCTTATGAGCCTGCTGAATCAGATGCAAAACTTGATGATACTGGGACTCAGCAAAAATACGGCCATTCATTATAA
- a CDS encoding pilus assembly protein TadG-related protein, with protein sequence MNRGSTTLHRQSGAILVMFTIGIFAIIAFAALALDSGHMLLSKGRLQNAVDAAALNAAKELQQGATLSEARQAAYSILLQNLSFTENGELNSSVSLNSPDYNSTQVTTRLQVEFSELPDPFTPILAEGSEYVRVKVENVPLSNFLADILNFEKKIRASAVAGRSQDLACVNKILPLLVCGKEGSSAADNYGLADGLHLMKVGAGQPSANGSGNFQLISLDGDRGGSDLRDAFSGSYSPDQCVSTGTVATTKAGGTVGPAAQGMNTRFADWGQAGTNSEEHPRDFNICEGTPVTVEEVHAVDDEGNLMFDDNGKAIMQTAIVSGSIAGAYRWADYDAANHAETPDACATTDDPDAMALRRELEVVVGICDPDENGTYDISILGTACFFLTQKVGGTGQDSYIVGEFLKTCSNSGQASLDPNYVGDSSTIVLYWDPDSPDS encoded by the coding sequence GTGAATAGAGGTTCAACTACATTGCATCGTCAATCAGGTGCGATTTTAGTGATGTTTACCATTGGTATATTTGCGATTATTGCTTTCGCTGCTTTGGCTTTAGATAGTGGTCACATGCTGCTGAGTAAAGGCCGCTTACAAAATGCGGTGGATGCCGCTGCCTTGAATGCAGCAAAAGAGTTGCAACAGGGAGCGACATTGTCTGAAGCTAGGCAGGCCGCCTACAGTATTTTGCTACAGAATCTTTCATTTACCGAAAACGGCGAGCTCAATAGCTCGGTGTCTTTAAATAGTCCAGATTACAATAGCACTCAAGTAACGACTCGTTTACAAGTCGAATTTTCAGAGCTTCCAGACCCTTTTACCCCAATACTTGCTGAAGGTAGTGAGTATGTACGAGTGAAGGTTGAGAATGTGCCATTATCAAATTTTCTGGCCGATATTCTTAATTTTGAAAAGAAGATAAGAGCATCAGCTGTTGCTGGGCGTAGTCAAGATCTTGCCTGTGTAAATAAAATTTTACCGCTTCTTGTCTGTGGGAAAGAGGGCTCGTCAGCAGCGGATAACTATGGATTAGCCGATGGGTTACATCTTATGAAGGTCGGAGCTGGTCAGCCGAGTGCAAATGGGTCGGGAAATTTTCAGTTAATTAGCCTAGATGGTGATCGCGGGGGCAGTGATCTCAGGGATGCCTTCTCTGGAAGTTATTCGCCAGATCAATGTGTTAGTACAGGTACTGTGGCGACTACAAAAGCAGGTGGGACGGTGGGGCCAGCGGCTCAGGGAATGAATACTCGATTTGCCGATTGGGGTCAGGCTGGAACAAACAGTGAAGAACATCCTCGGGATTTTAATATATGTGAAGGCACACCGGTCACTGTCGAAGAGGTTCATGCAGTTGATGATGAGGGAAACCTCATGTTTGATGATAATGGCAAAGCCATTATGCAAACAGCTATCGTTTCAGGTTCAATAGCGGGTGCGTATCGCTGGGCAGATTATGATGCCGCAAACCATGCTGAAACTCCGGATGCTTGCGCAACGACAGATGACCCCGATGCGATGGCATTACGCAGGGAGCTAGAGGTTGTTGTCGGAATTTGTGATCCTGATGAAAACGGGACATACGATATAAGCATATTGGGTACAGCATGCTTTTTCTTAACGCAAAAGGTGGGGGGAACCGGGCAGGATTCATATATTGTGGGTGAATTTCTGAAGACCTGTTCGAACTCTGGTCAGGCTTCTCTAGACCCTAATTATGTCGGCGATAGTTCAACTATTGTGCTGTATTGGGATCCCGACAGTCCTGACTCTTAG
- a CDS encoding TadE family protein, producing MNNQLYLTKQSGIAAIEFTIVLPLFLVLIFFTAELGRGIYQYSQLTRMIRDAGRHLSQTIITTGNGVPTDLIDEYCDGCISDTTSLLVYGANTGTAPLLSGIDITDISISEFPVDSGIIVISVDYDWTPIFFDKLSGFGSGEGVDLSFSLTSTYAVRAI from the coding sequence ATGAATAATCAATTGTATTTAACTAAACAAAGTGGGATCGCGGCTATCGAATTTACGATTGTCCTGCCGCTATTTTTGGTTTTAATATTTTTTACCGCTGAGCTGGGGCGTGGGATCTATCAATATAGTCAACTGACGAGAATGATTCGTGATGCAGGACGTCATTTGTCTCAAACCATAATCACTACAGGTAATGGTGTACCAACAGATTTAATTGATGAATATTGTGATGGCTGTATTTCCGATACCACAAGCCTATTAGTCTATGGAGCAAACACCGGAACCGCTCCGCTGTTGTCAGGCATAGATATAACCGATATTTCGATCTCAGAGTTTCCTGTCGATAGCGGTATCATCGTTATTTCAGTCGATTATGATTGGACTCCTATTTTCTTCGACAAATTGTCTGGTTTTGGCTCGGGAGAGGGAGTTGACCTGAGCTTTAGTTTGACCTCAACTTATGCTGTGAGGGCCATATGA
- a CDS encoding TadE/TadG family type IV pilus assembly protein, whose translation MKRIRGVYAIEFSIVASAFFLVLFSAIEVGRLLYTYNVLHEATRRAARIAVVCQLSTDIRTLALFNGANLVPNLTNSNLSISYHQLNGSVIEDLVNDRGLIRLVRAEITNYKHQFLVPGLSKTLNSPTFSATLPRESLGVFKGGTSVCS comes from the coding sequence ATGAAGCGTATTAGAGGAGTTTATGCTATTGAGTTTTCTATCGTTGCGAGTGCATTTTTCTTAGTGTTATTCTCAGCGATAGAAGTGGGTCGACTGCTATATACCTATAATGTCTTACACGAAGCGACTCGTCGGGCTGCAAGGATAGCCGTTGTTTGCCAATTGAGTACTGATATTCGCACGCTAGCGCTTTTTAACGGAGCAAACTTAGTACCCAACTTAACAAATAGCAATCTGTCTATCAGTTACCATCAGCTTAACGGTTCTGTTATCGAGGATCTCGTTAATGACCGTGGGTTGATTCGACTCGTTAGAGCCGAAATCACAAACTATAAACACCAGTTTCTGGTTCCTGGCCTATCAAAAACCCTAAATTCACCTACTTTTTCAGCAACTCTACCAAGAGAAAGTTTAGGTGTTTTTAAAGGCGGGACGTCAGTTTGTAGTTAG
- a CDS encoding AAA family ATPase: MDKPLELYASNNNQDPMSSAHVTLPFPLQAIVASNGSEELDWLADNLNQCENLKWRETSYFEAFLGKEQVEFNLVLLVLPNDEAEAVKALTYASNFNTDIIILGDDTPQKILRLAFQHKVSDFIPLGASSEEFFCSLEKVSLRLIEKAELASVIAVVNGKAGSGASFIAASLADVVAQRQRENVALIDTDLHHGTLAHMFGLEPRYSLCDVLDSLEELDEVALKSTMVTKGNLNLLASKPFELLNISKGIELCRNKELIWKCRHYYQQVVLDFSRGPEYWNSDMLKDADVLVVTQQNIMHLRQTKDLIHQLTSNLGVSHDRISIIVNRYDKNSSIKLSDIKEAIGVSSILTIINDYKLSSECVELGKPITEIARKQQMFLDIKFIANKFMPEINSKESKKAGFWKRLLGK, from the coding sequence ATGGACAAGCCGCTAGAGTTATATGCTTCAAATAATAACCAAGATCCTATGTCAAGTGCACATGTGACTTTGCCGTTTCCGCTGCAAGCGATAGTTGCGAGTAATGGATCTGAGGAACTTGATTGGTTGGCCGACAACTTAAACCAGTGTGAAAATTTAAAATGGCGCGAAACCTCTTACTTTGAGGCTTTTCTAGGTAAGGAGCAGGTAGAGTTTAACTTAGTCCTATTAGTCTTGCCAAATGATGAGGCCGAAGCGGTTAAAGCCTTAACCTATGCGTCAAATTTTAATACTGACATCATAATACTGGGTGATGACACGCCGCAGAAGATCCTACGATTAGCCTTTCAACATAAAGTTAGTGATTTCATACCGCTCGGCGCTAGCAGCGAAGAGTTTTTTTGCTCGCTAGAGAAAGTATCTTTAAGGCTGATTGAAAAGGCTGAGCTGGCATCGGTTATTGCCGTTGTAAATGGAAAGGCCGGTTCTGGTGCGAGTTTTATCGCTGCAAGTTTAGCAGACGTTGTTGCGCAAAGACAAAGGGAGAATGTTGCGTTAATAGATACTGATCTGCATCACGGTACATTAGCGCATATGTTTGGATTGGAGCCGAGGTATTCACTTTGTGATGTTTTAGATTCGTTAGAAGAGCTTGATGAAGTGGCGTTAAAAAGCACCATGGTCACTAAGGGAAATTTAAATCTATTGGCATCAAAGCCGTTTGAACTATTAAATATCAGTAAAGGCATAGAGCTATGCCGCAATAAAGAGTTGATCTGGAAATGCCGTCATTACTATCAACAGGTAGTATTAGATTTTTCTCGCGGCCCTGAGTATTGGAATAGCGACATGCTTAAAGATGCTGATGTGCTGGTCGTTACCCAGCAAAATATAATGCATCTACGGCAAACAAAGGATTTGATTCATCAGTTAACTTCAAACTTGGGCGTTTCACACGACAGAATTAGCATTATAGTTAATCGATATGATAAAAATTCAAGTATTAAGTTATCAGATATAAAGGAAGCTATTGGAGTTTCATCTATTTTGACCATTATTAATGATTATAAACTATCGAGTGAATGTGTAGAGCTAGGGAAACCGATTACAGAGATAGCTAGGAAGCAGCAAATGTTTTTAGACATAAAATTTATCGCCAATAAATTTATGCCTGAAATTAATAGCAAGGAGTCTAAGAAGGCTGGTTTTTGGAAAAGACTATTAGGGAAATAA
- a CDS encoding CpaF family protein — protein MEINKDTQGINGYQPLTQEEQDIKVKLYDKLLSVMDLSLIETVSKEQAREQISEISGQILNDLHLPINLSTRKRLIKLIIDEVLGLGPLETLLADPSISDILVNSFDRVYVERSGRLEAVNIKFHSNVHLLNIIDRIVSSVGRRIDESSPMVDARLADGSRVNAIIPPLALDGPSLSIRRFAVDKLNAKQLIDIGSVTESMIELLKGGVKGKLNILVSGGTGSGKTTLLNMLSGFIPKDERIVTIEDSAELQLQQPHTVRLETRPQNIEGKGEVSQRDLVKNCLRMRPDRIVIGEVRGGEALDMLTAMNTGHEGSLTTLHANSPRDALGRLEYMVCMAGFDMPVSNIRTQVASAIDLVVQLERQEDGRRRITSIQEINGMEGDIITMSEIFRFSRKGLNDEGEIQGEFEATGVIPGFHTKLKQHGIELPYHLFNCGDPFAEF, from the coding sequence ATGGAAATAAACAAAGACACTCAAGGGATTAATGGTTATCAACCATTAACTCAGGAAGAACAGGATATCAAAGTTAAGCTGTATGATAAGTTATTGAGTGTTATGGATCTGTCCCTAATTGAAACCGTCTCAAAGGAGCAGGCACGAGAGCAGATTAGCGAAATAAGTGGCCAAATCCTTAATGACCTACATTTACCAATCAATTTATCGACCAGAAAACGTTTAATCAAACTCATTATTGATGAGGTGTTAGGGTTAGGTCCTTTGGAAACTCTATTAGCGGATCCCTCTATTTCAGATATTTTGGTGAACTCTTTTGACCGAGTTTATGTTGAGCGTAGTGGTAGGCTTGAAGCGGTAAATATCAAATTTCATAGTAATGTACACTTGCTGAATATCATCGATAGAATTGTTTCAAGCGTTGGAAGACGAATCGATGAATCTTCCCCTATGGTTGATGCTCGTTTAGCCGATGGTTCTCGAGTTAATGCCATTATCCCGCCACTTGCATTAGACGGCCCATCATTATCGATTAGACGATTTGCTGTAGATAAGCTCAATGCTAAGCAGCTTATTGATATTGGTTCGGTTACTGAATCAATGATTGAACTCCTAAAAGGTGGGGTTAAAGGAAAGCTCAATATTTTAGTTTCAGGTGGTACGGGCAGTGGTAAAACGACCTTGCTGAATATGCTCTCAGGCTTTATTCCTAAAGATGAACGTATTGTCACTATTGAGGATTCCGCTGAATTGCAATTGCAACAACCCCATACAGTGCGGCTGGAAACCCGCCCGCAAAATATAGAGGGGAAGGGTGAGGTTTCACAGCGTGACCTAGTTAAAAACTGTTTAAGAATGAGACCCGATAGAATTGTTATAGGTGAGGTTCGAGGTGGTGAAGCTTTGGATATGTTGACAGCGATGAATACCGGTCATGAGGGCTCCTTGACAACATTGCATGCTAACAGCCCTCGTGATGCGCTTGGGCGATTGGAGTATATGGTTTGCATGGCAGGATTTGACATGCCAGTGAGTAATATCCGTACTCAAGTGGCCTCTGCGATTGATTTAGTTGTTCAGCTGGAGCGTCAAGAAGACGGTAGAAGAAGGATCACCAGTATTCAAGAAATTAACGGCATGGAGGGAGATATTATCACTATGTCGGAAATTTTCCGCTTTTCTAGAAAAGGGTTAAACGACGAAGGTGAGATCCAAGGAGAGTTTGAAGCTACAGGAGTGATCCCTGGCTTCCACACCAAATTGAAACAGCATGGTATTGAGCTGCCCTATCATCTATTCAATTGTGGCGATCCATTTGCCGAGTTCTAA
- a CDS encoding type II secretion system F family protein, whose product MFSNQIIFLGLIFVAVIFLSQALFLPVYSPQRANAALVRKRLKKLSEESGDITYETSLLRKSRLGRLGPIGRWLEKIGFIESLSYRLELADYKMMGHQFLILASITACVTGTAVWLYLAEPLAALFVFALTLFLFNFKLNRDTSKRMEKIEESFPDALDVLRRALQAGYSFSDAIKLVTEEMEGPLAKEFSLMFANINYSKDTKRAILGFIERVPSVSAMAFASAVMVQKETGGNLAENINNLARVIRLRFTFRRRVRTLSAEGRLSAWILILLPFVLFAVIYIQTPGYVGELTGTEEGHKLLIWGAIGMFVGGMWISKIIRIDM is encoded by the coding sequence ATGTTTTCCAATCAAATCATATTTCTAGGTCTTATTTTTGTTGCCGTAATCTTTCTTTCACAGGCGCTATTTCTGCCTGTCTATAGCCCCCAGCGTGCCAATGCAGCGCTGGTTCGTAAACGTTTAAAAAAATTATCGGAAGAGTCTGGTGATATAACATATGAAACGTCATTACTGCGCAAGAGTCGACTCGGAAGGTTAGGCCCGATCGGCCGATGGCTAGAGAAAATTGGGTTTATTGAAAGTTTAAGCTATCGATTGGAGCTTGCAGATTATAAAATGATGGGCCATCAATTTTTAATCTTAGCCTCTATTACGGCTTGTGTTACAGGTACGGCTGTATGGCTTTATTTGGCCGAACCTCTCGCCGCTTTATTTGTCTTTGCACTTACTCTCTTTTTGTTTAATTTTAAACTTAATCGCGATACATCGAAGCGAATGGAGAAAATTGAAGAAAGTTTTCCTGATGCCTTGGATGTATTGCGGCGAGCTCTGCAAGCGGGATATTCGTTTTCTGATGCGATAAAGCTTGTTACAGAGGAGATGGAAGGGCCACTGGCGAAAGAGTTTAGCCTGATGTTTGCCAATATCAATTACAGTAAAGACACGAAACGGGCCATCTTGGGATTTATTGAGCGAGTACCTAGTGTGTCCGCAATGGCCTTCGCAAGTGCGGTTATGGTGCAAAAAGAAACAGGGGGTAATTTGGCCGAAAACATTAATAACTTAGCTCGAGTTATTAGGCTGAGATTTACCTTTAGACGTAGAGTAAGAACCTTATCTGCTGAAGGTCGGTTATCAGCATGGATCCTCATTTTGCTTCCTTTTGTTTTATTCGCTGTGATCTATATTCAGACCCCTGGGTATGTCGGAGAGTTAACAGGCACAGAAGAGGGCCATAAATTGCTGATTTGGGGTGCTATCGGTATGTTTGTCGGTGGCATGTGGATAAGTAAAATAATAAGGATAGATATGTAA
- a CDS encoding type II secretion system F family protein, translated as MDFLIGFFGQFFEDPQHVEWAIYAIAGIAGVTLAISISYLISGVYSPIRKRLKLLNDGAETPIGTNDVTGTLEHGIGEMAKRPFLNFSNHETRRLLIHAGFHSQNALAVFNASRLLLILLGAITAIVVLNLFPKISGIWTIYILCLCLGGAFIAPSMVLQSLANRRMRQLRVGFPDALDLLVVCCEAGLGLMAAIQRVARELAFSHPSLASELELVCSKVRAGLTIKVALQEFTDRTGLEDIKGLNSAISQSMRLGTGIAETLRVFSDEYRDKRLQAAEEQAAKLAVKMIFPMMCCIWPSFFIVAVGPAVLKVMKVWGQAF; from the coding sequence ATGGACTTCCTAATTGGTTTCTTTGGTCAGTTTTTTGAAGACCCTCAACATGTAGAGTGGGCAATTTACGCCATCGCCGGAATTGCAGGCGTGACACTTGCTATTTCAATCTCCTATTTAATCAGTGGTGTCTATTCACCGATCAGAAAAAGACTTAAATTACTGAATGATGGAGCAGAAACTCCCATTGGCACTAATGATGTAACTGGAACGCTTGAGCATGGTATTGGGGAGATGGCGAAGAGGCCATTTCTGAATTTTTCCAACCATGAAACAAGACGTCTACTGATACATGCAGGCTTTCATTCACAAAATGCATTGGCTGTATTCAACGCCTCTCGTCTATTACTCATTCTATTGGGTGCCATCACCGCCATAGTTGTGCTCAATCTGTTCCCAAAAATTTCAGGAATTTGGACCATCTATATACTCTGCTTATGTTTAGGCGGCGCATTTATAGCACCATCTATGGTTTTGCAATCGTTAGCAAATCGTCGTATGCGCCAACTACGAGTTGGTTTTCCTGATGCGTTAGACCTTTTGGTTGTATGTTGTGAAGCTGGTCTTGGGCTGATGGCTGCGATACAAAGGGTTGCGAGAGAACTGGCATTTAGCCATCCAAGCTTAGCCAGTGAATTAGAGTTGGTCTGTAGTAAAGTCCGAGCAGGGCTAACGATTAAAGTCGCTTTGCAGGAGTTTACCGATAGAACGGGTTTGGAAGATATTAAAGGCCTTAACTCTGCAATTTCTCAGAGTATGCGCTTAGGTACGGGGATCGCTGAGACACTTAGAGTGTTCTCGGATGAATATCGTGATAAGCGTTTGCAGGCTGCTGAAGAGCAAGCTGCAAAATTGGCTGTAAAAATGATATTTCCGATGATGTGCTGTATCTGGCCTTCGTTCTTTATTGTGGCTGTAGGGCCTGCAGTATTAAAAGTGATGAAAGTATGGGGACAAGCCTTTTAA